One part of the Phoenix dactylifera cultivar Barhee BC4 chromosome 4, palm_55x_up_171113_PBpolish2nd_filt_p, whole genome shotgun sequence genome encodes these proteins:
- the LOC103715968 gene encoding peptidyl-prolyl cis-trans isomerase CYP38, chloroplastic isoform X1, translating to MAALLSSQSQCRFSAAAPRSSVSARRSCFDGHRRPLWFRRLGFCCSSSSSRFRTLDSGWGDVPKKNSFHLKECAISIALAIGLVTGVPTLDWPAHASPLGPVLPDLSVLISGPPIKDPGALLRYALPINNKAIREVQKPLEDITDSLKISGVRALDLVQRNVRQASRALSQGRTLILSSVAESKKEHGQVLVDKLAAGMEELQRIIEERDRDAIAPKQKELLQYVGDVEEDMVDGFPYEVPEEYSSLPLLKGRATVDMKVKVKDNPNIQDCVFRIVLDGYNAPVTAGNFLDLVERHFYDGMEIQRADGFVVQTGDPEGPAEGFIDPSTEKIRSIPLEIMVAGDKTPVYGATLEELGRYKAQTRLPFNAFGTMAMARDEFDDNSASSQVFWLLKESELTPSNANILDGRYAVFGYVTENEDYLADLKVGDVIESIQVVSGLDNLVNPSYKIVG from the exons ATGGCGGCCCTCCTATCCTCCCAGTCCCAGTGCCGCTTCTCCGCTGCCGCCCCGAGATCCTCCGTCTCGGCCAGGCGGAGCTGCTTCGATGGCCACCGGAGACCCCTCTGGTTCCGCCGCCTAGGGttctgctgctcttcttcttcatcgagGTTTCGCACACTCGATTCCGGATGGGGAGATGTTCCG AAGAAGAACTCATTTCACCTAAAGGAATGTGCAATTTCCATAGCATTGGCAATTGGATTGGTCACTGGTGTTCCTACATTGGACTGGCCTGCACATGCATCCCCTTTAGGCCCTGTGCTGCCTGATCTGTCAGTGCTAATTTCTGGACCACCTATTAAGGATCCTGGTGCCTTGTTGAGGTATGCATTGCCAATCAATAACAAAGCCATTCGGGAGGTTCAAAAGCCTCTTGAGGATATCACAGACAGTCTCAAAATCTCCGGGGTTAGAGCATTGGATTTAGTTCAGAGA AATGTAAGGCAGGCATCTCGTGCTCTCAGTCAGGGGAGAACTTTGATTCTGTCAAGTGTGGCTGAATCAAAAAAAGAACATGGACAAGTGCTGGTTGACAAGCTGGCCGCTGGAATGGAAGAGCTCCAACGTATTATAGAGGAACGGGATAGAGATGCAATTGCACCAAAACAAAAGGAGCTTCTACAATATGTTGGAGA TGTTGAAGAGGATATGGTGGATGGTTTCCCGTATGAAGTGCCAGAGGAATACAGCAGTTTGCCTCTTTTAAAGGGAAGGGCAACTGTCGATATGAAGGTTAAAGTTAAGGACAATCCTAATATACAGGACTGTGTATTTCGCATAGTTCTTGATGGGTACAATGCCCCCGTGACAGCTGGGAACTTTTTAGATCTAGTGGAAAGGCACTTCTATGATGGAATGGAAATCCAAAGAG CTGATGGCTTTGTTGTTCAAACTGGAGATCCTGAGGGACCTGCTGAAGGTTTTATTGATCCAAGTACAGAAAAAATCCGATCAATACCTTTAGAAATCATGGTTGCTGGTGACAAAACACCTGTCTATGGTGCAACGTTGGAA GAACTTGGTCGATATAAGGCTCAAACCCGACTTCCATTTAACGCATTTGGAACAATGGCAATGGCTAGAGAT GAATTTGACGACAATTCTGCTTCCAGCCAGGTCTTTTGGCTGTTAAAAGAAAGTGAACTGACTCCTAGTAATGCTAATATATTGGATGGGCGGTATGCTGTGTTTGGATATGTTACTGAGAATGAGGATTATTTAGCAGATCTCAAGGTGGGAGATGTCATTGAATCAATCCAAGTTGTCTCGGGCCTCGATAACCTTGTAAACCCAAGTTACAAGATTGTGGGTTAG
- the LOC103715968 gene encoding peptidyl-prolyl cis-trans isomerase, chloroplastic isoform X3 — protein sequence MFRLVQFSSNKKNSFHLKECAISIALAIGLVTGVPTLDWPAHASPLGPVLPDLSVLISGPPIKDPGALLRYALPINNKAIREVQKPLEDITDSLKISGVRALDLVQRNVRQASRALSQGRTLILSSVAESKKEHGQVLVDKLAAGMEELQRIIEERDRDAIAPKQKELLQYVGDVEEDMVDGFPYEVPEEYSSLPLLKGRATVDMKVKVKDNPNIQDCVFRIVLDGYNAPVTAGNFLDLVERHFYDGMEIQRADGFVVQTGDPEGPAEGFIDPSTEKIRSIPLEIMVAGDKTPVYGATLEELGRYKAQTRLPFNAFGTMAMARDEFDDNSASSQVFWLLKESELTPSNANILDGRYAVFGYVTENEDYLADLKVGDVIESIQVVSGLDNLVNPSYKIVG from the exons ATGTTCCGGTTGGTCCAGTTCTCTTCCAAC AAGAAGAACTCATTTCACCTAAAGGAATGTGCAATTTCCATAGCATTGGCAATTGGATTGGTCACTGGTGTTCCTACATTGGACTGGCCTGCACATGCATCCCCTTTAGGCCCTGTGCTGCCTGATCTGTCAGTGCTAATTTCTGGACCACCTATTAAGGATCCTGGTGCCTTGTTGAGGTATGCATTGCCAATCAATAACAAAGCCATTCGGGAGGTTCAAAAGCCTCTTGAGGATATCACAGACAGTCTCAAAATCTCCGGGGTTAGAGCATTGGATTTAGTTCAGAGA AATGTAAGGCAGGCATCTCGTGCTCTCAGTCAGGGGAGAACTTTGATTCTGTCAAGTGTGGCTGAATCAAAAAAAGAACATGGACAAGTGCTGGTTGACAAGCTGGCCGCTGGAATGGAAGAGCTCCAACGTATTATAGAGGAACGGGATAGAGATGCAATTGCACCAAAACAAAAGGAGCTTCTACAATATGTTGGAGA TGTTGAAGAGGATATGGTGGATGGTTTCCCGTATGAAGTGCCAGAGGAATACAGCAGTTTGCCTCTTTTAAAGGGAAGGGCAACTGTCGATATGAAGGTTAAAGTTAAGGACAATCCTAATATACAGGACTGTGTATTTCGCATAGTTCTTGATGGGTACAATGCCCCCGTGACAGCTGGGAACTTTTTAGATCTAGTGGAAAGGCACTTCTATGATGGAATGGAAATCCAAAGAG CTGATGGCTTTGTTGTTCAAACTGGAGATCCTGAGGGACCTGCTGAAGGTTTTATTGATCCAAGTACAGAAAAAATCCGATCAATACCTTTAGAAATCATGGTTGCTGGTGACAAAACACCTGTCTATGGTGCAACGTTGGAA GAACTTGGTCGATATAAGGCTCAAACCCGACTTCCATTTAACGCATTTGGAACAATGGCAATGGCTAGAGAT GAATTTGACGACAATTCTGCTTCCAGCCAGGTCTTTTGGCTGTTAAAAGAAAGTGAACTGACTCCTAGTAATGCTAATATATTGGATGGGCGGTATGCTGTGTTTGGATATGTTACTGAGAATGAGGATTATTTAGCAGATCTCAAGGTGGGAGATGTCATTGAATCAATCCAAGTTGTCTCGGGCCTCGATAACCTTGTAAACCCAAGTTACAAGATTGTGGGTTAG
- the LOC103715968 gene encoding peptidyl-prolyl cis-trans isomerase CYP38, chloroplastic isoform X2: protein MAALLSSQSQCRFSAAAPRSSVSARRSCFDGHRRPLWFRRLGFCCSSSSSRFRTLDSGWGDVPKNSFHLKECAISIALAIGLVTGVPTLDWPAHASPLGPVLPDLSVLISGPPIKDPGALLRYALPINNKAIREVQKPLEDITDSLKISGVRALDLVQRNVRQASRALSQGRTLILSSVAESKKEHGQVLVDKLAAGMEELQRIIEERDRDAIAPKQKELLQYVGDVEEDMVDGFPYEVPEEYSSLPLLKGRATVDMKVKVKDNPNIQDCVFRIVLDGYNAPVTAGNFLDLVERHFYDGMEIQRADGFVVQTGDPEGPAEGFIDPSTEKIRSIPLEIMVAGDKTPVYGATLEELGRYKAQTRLPFNAFGTMAMARDEFDDNSASSQVFWLLKESELTPSNANILDGRYAVFGYVTENEDYLADLKVGDVIESIQVVSGLDNLVNPSYKIVG from the exons ATGGCGGCCCTCCTATCCTCCCAGTCCCAGTGCCGCTTCTCCGCTGCCGCCCCGAGATCCTCCGTCTCGGCCAGGCGGAGCTGCTTCGATGGCCACCGGAGACCCCTCTGGTTCCGCCGCCTAGGGttctgctgctcttcttcttcatcgagGTTTCGCACACTCGATTCCGGATGGGGAGATGTTCCG AAGAACTCATTTCACCTAAAGGAATGTGCAATTTCCATAGCATTGGCAATTGGATTGGTCACTGGTGTTCCTACATTGGACTGGCCTGCACATGCATCCCCTTTAGGCCCTGTGCTGCCTGATCTGTCAGTGCTAATTTCTGGACCACCTATTAAGGATCCTGGTGCCTTGTTGAGGTATGCATTGCCAATCAATAACAAAGCCATTCGGGAGGTTCAAAAGCCTCTTGAGGATATCACAGACAGTCTCAAAATCTCCGGGGTTAGAGCATTGGATTTAGTTCAGAGA AATGTAAGGCAGGCATCTCGTGCTCTCAGTCAGGGGAGAACTTTGATTCTGTCAAGTGTGGCTGAATCAAAAAAAGAACATGGACAAGTGCTGGTTGACAAGCTGGCCGCTGGAATGGAAGAGCTCCAACGTATTATAGAGGAACGGGATAGAGATGCAATTGCACCAAAACAAAAGGAGCTTCTACAATATGTTGGAGA TGTTGAAGAGGATATGGTGGATGGTTTCCCGTATGAAGTGCCAGAGGAATACAGCAGTTTGCCTCTTTTAAAGGGAAGGGCAACTGTCGATATGAAGGTTAAAGTTAAGGACAATCCTAATATACAGGACTGTGTATTTCGCATAGTTCTTGATGGGTACAATGCCCCCGTGACAGCTGGGAACTTTTTAGATCTAGTGGAAAGGCACTTCTATGATGGAATGGAAATCCAAAGAG CTGATGGCTTTGTTGTTCAAACTGGAGATCCTGAGGGACCTGCTGAAGGTTTTATTGATCCAAGTACAGAAAAAATCCGATCAATACCTTTAGAAATCATGGTTGCTGGTGACAAAACACCTGTCTATGGTGCAACGTTGGAA GAACTTGGTCGATATAAGGCTCAAACCCGACTTCCATTTAACGCATTTGGAACAATGGCAATGGCTAGAGAT GAATTTGACGACAATTCTGCTTCCAGCCAGGTCTTTTGGCTGTTAAAAGAAAGTGAACTGACTCCTAGTAATGCTAATATATTGGATGGGCGGTATGCTGTGTTTGGATATGTTACTGAGAATGAGGATTATTTAGCAGATCTCAAGGTGGGAGATGTCATTGAATCAATCCAAGTTGTCTCGGGCCTCGATAACCTTGTAAACCCAAGTTACAAGATTGTGGGTTAG